Proteins co-encoded in one Diprion similis isolate iyDipSimi1 chromosome 13, iyDipSimi1.1, whole genome shotgun sequence genomic window:
- the LOC124414151 gene encoding sorting nexin-8-like, translating to MASTDLSFGSIPAFYREVYEKCSPSGGNVEREVFKSLLVKSQLSSSILSQIWELVDSKTGYLTRSGLYKGLALVAFAQQGKQPSDKLLEISESQELPIPALGDLTEVVLLAQRMHKGSNPSKLNLTYIDICNLDTIEVNLVPEKKGIFLKHVEYQVTSKRFNSVVYRRYNDFVSLHELLLARFPYRLIPKLPPKKIVGADSQFLEERRRSLLRFLTLIARHPSVSKDPIVQFFFTFTGEETQHKIREVFRRVPDEFATSELSSQAKELVPPETLTEFANSRDQIRVILSGISRLKNIADCLAIRSHGYAVDMAELGTQLNNLANEPHGTSAWATGGSTIWNDMKKGFHVISKEFSLLSTRALQQAVIEESMVCERLNLLLDILIAHRVLCERHERGVSADHQRALSTMLSLKKRQMQGVIRGTDADTVEHLENKMVAQETVIANVELRNAFSLHCLHMETQLVHAHLEILATVLQSLVSVQIQGHSELTEVWKLIEPTITKCLPEKSAGSSNGVS from the exons ATGGCTTCCACCGATCTATCGTTCg GTTCGATACCGGCGTTCTATAGGGAAGTTTACGAAAAGTGTTCACCGTCCGGAGGAAACGTCGAGAGAGAAGTGTTCAAATCACTACTCGTTAAATCTCAACTCAGCAGCTCTATACTCAGCCAG ATTTGGGAGCTCGTGGACAGCAAAACTGGGTATTTAACAAGAAGCGGCCTGTACAAGGGTTTGGCATTGGTAGCTTTCGCTCAACAGGGTAAACAGCCGAGTGATAAGCTCCTGGAAATATCTGAATCTCAAG aATTGCCGATACCCGCTCTCGGAGATCTGACCGAAGTTGTTCTCTTGGCGCAAAGGATGCACAAGGGATCAAACCCGTCGAAACTGAATCTCACCTACATTGACATATGCAATCTAGATACCATAGAAGTGAATTTAGTACCCGAGAAGAAGGGGATATTCCTTAAGCATGTCGAATATCAAGTGACAAGTAAG AGGTTCAATTCTGTCGTCTACCGACGTTACAACGACTTTGTTTCCCTGCACGAACTTCTGCTAGCTCGATTTCCTTACAGGCTGATACCCAAGCTTCCGCCGAAGAAGATAGTCGGAG CTGATTCTCAATTCCTCGAAGAACGGAGACGTTCGTTACTCAGATTCTTGACTTTGATAGCGCGCCACCCATCGGTGAGCAAGGACCCGATAGTGCAGTTTTTCTTTACATTCACCGGAGAAGAGACGCAGCATAAGATTCGCGAGGTGTTCAGACGAGTTCCGGACGAGTTTGCGACCTCGGAATTGTCCAGCCAAGCCAAAGAACTCGTGCCCCCTGAGACTCTGACAGAATTTGCAAACAGCAGAGATCAGATACGCGTCATATTGTCGGGGATATCGAGACTAAAGAATATCGCCGACTGTTTGGCCATCAGGTCTCACGGGTATGCCGTGGATATGGCCGAGCTTGGAACGCAACTCAACAACTTGGCCAACGAACCTCACGGTACAAGTGCTTGGGCGACGGGTGGATCGACGATTTGGAATGATATGAAGAAGGGATTCCACGTCATTTCAAA AGAGTTCAGTCTACTTTCTACCAGAGCATTACAGCAAGCTGTAATAGAGGAAAGCATGGTCTGCGAGAGGCTCAATTTACTCCTTGATATTTTGATAGCGCACAGAGTTTTGTGCGAGCGACACGAGCGAGGAGTCAGCGCAGATCATCAGAGAGCTCTGTCGACTATGTTGTCTCTGAAGAAGAGACAAATGCAGGGCGTTATTCGTGGAACAGAT GCCGACACGGTCGAAcatctggaaaacaaaatgGTGGCTCAAGAAACTGTGATCGCAAATGTCGAGTTGAGGAACGCCTTCTCGCTCCACTGTTTACACATGGAGACGCAGCTGGTTCACGCCCACTTGGAAATTCTTGCCACAGTTCTACAGAGTCTAGTAAGCGTCCAGATACAGGGGCATTCCGAA CTTACGGAAGTctggaaattgattgagcCAACGAT